One region of Paucibacter aquatile genomic DNA includes:
- a CDS encoding DsbA family oxidoreductase, which translates to MSSSSPSLRIDFISDVSCPWCAIGLKSLEQAVQSLPELQVDLHFQPFELNPQMAPEGEEINAHLARKYGASAAQLEQTREAIRQRGAELGFTFTKGARDRIYNTFDAHRLLHWAGLQGGAAQRDLKLALLTAYFTEGRNPGDHQVLRRATESVGLDGEAAASVLASDQFSAEVRQAESEWQAAGINSVPAIVINQRHLIQGGQPPEVFAQALRQIAATAEGGPRS; encoded by the coding sequence ATGAGCTCATCTTCTCCTTCCCTACGCATCGACTTCATCTCCGACGTGTCCTGCCCCTGGTGCGCGATCGGCCTCAAATCGCTGGAGCAGGCCGTGCAAAGCCTGCCGGAGCTGCAGGTGGATCTGCACTTTCAGCCCTTCGAGCTGAACCCGCAGATGGCCCCCGAGGGCGAGGAGATCAACGCCCACCTGGCGCGCAAGTACGGCGCCTCAGCGGCCCAGCTGGAGCAAACCCGCGAAGCCATCCGCCAGCGCGGCGCCGAGCTGGGCTTTACCTTCACCAAGGGCGCCCGCGACCGCATCTACAACACCTTTGACGCCCACCGCCTGCTGCACTGGGCCGGCCTGCAAGGCGGCGCGGCGCAGCGTGATCTCAAACTGGCGCTGCTGACCGCCTATTTCACCGAAGGCCGGAATCCCGGCGACCATCAGGTGCTTCGCCGCGCGACAGAGAGCGTGGGCCTGGACGGCGAGGCCGCGGCCAGCGTGCTGGCCAGCGATCAATTCAGCGCCGAGGTGCGCCAAGCCGAATCCGAGTGGCAGGCCGCCGGCATCAACTCCGTGCCCGCCATCGTCATCAACCAACGCCACCTGATTCAAGGCGGCCAGCCGCCCGAGGTCTTCGCCCAGGCCCTGCGCCAAATCGCCGCCACCGCCGAAGGAGGCCCCCGCTCATGA
- a CDS encoding PaaI family thioesterase has translation MSHDIILQQWRADEAAVRARIRPENAGIARPEQVQSLSGLQILHAMLDGELPPPPICDTLDFMLVSGAFGEAVFQGQPKRRHYNPLGTVHGGWFATLLDSALGCAVHTTMPVGRAYTTLEFKVNMVRALTEQVPLVRAVGRVLHSGRQVATAEATLVGHDGRLYAHASTTCLVFERPA, from the coding sequence ATGAGCCACGACATCATCTTGCAGCAATGGCGTGCCGACGAAGCAGCGGTGCGCGCCCGCATTCGCCCGGAGAACGCCGGCATTGCCCGCCCGGAGCAGGTGCAGAGCCTGAGCGGCCTGCAAATCCTGCACGCGATGCTGGACGGCGAGCTGCCACCCCCGCCCATCTGCGACACCCTGGATTTCATGCTGGTATCCGGCGCTTTTGGCGAGGCAGTGTTCCAGGGCCAACCGAAGCGGCGCCACTACAACCCGCTGGGCACGGTGCACGGCGGCTGGTTTGCCACCTTGCTGGACTCGGCCCTGGGCTGCGCGGTCCACACCACCATGCCGGTGGGCCGGGCCTACACCACGCTGGAGTTCAAGGTGAATATGGTGCGCGCCCTGACCGAGCAGGTGCCCCTGGTGCGCGCCGTCGGCCGGGTGCTGCACAGCGGCCGCCAAGTGGCCACGGCCGAGGCCACACTGGTCGGCCATGACGGGCGCTTGTACGCCCATGCCAGCACGACCTGCCTGGTGTTTGAACGTCCGGCCTGA
- the eda gene encoding bifunctional 4-hydroxy-2-oxoglutarate aldolase/2-dehydro-3-deoxy-phosphogluconate aldolase, protein MSISNTQALAAHGPVIPVIVIQRLEDAVPLAQALVAGGVRVLEVTLRTPVALQAMEAMARAVPEAIVGAGTLRTAADVQAAKNAGCQFGVSPGFTEAIGAACQQHGLPLLPGVSTASEVMQANAAGYSFLKLFPAVAVGGVNLLKALGGPFPDVAFCPTGGISLETAPQFLSLPNVKVCGGSWLTPQDAVDAGDWARITRLAAEAAALRA, encoded by the coding sequence ATGAGCATCTCCAACACCCAGGCCCTGGCCGCGCACGGCCCCGTCATTCCCGTCATCGTGATCCAGCGCCTGGAAGATGCCGTGCCCCTGGCCCAGGCCCTGGTGGCGGGCGGCGTGCGCGTGCTGGAAGTGACGCTGCGCACGCCGGTCGCCCTGCAGGCCATGGAAGCCATGGCGCGAGCCGTGCCTGAGGCCATCGTCGGCGCCGGCACGCTGCGCACGGCGGCCGATGTGCAGGCAGCCAAGAACGCCGGCTGCCAGTTCGGCGTCAGCCCCGGTTTCACCGAGGCCATTGGCGCCGCCTGCCAGCAGCATGGCTTGCCCCTGTTGCCCGGCGTGTCCACCGCGAGTGAGGTGATGCAGGCCAATGCGGCCGGCTACAGCTTTTTGAAGCTGTTCCCGGCCGTGGCCGTGGGCGGCGTGAACTTGCTCAAGGCCCTGGGCGGACCTTTCCCCGATGTGGCGTTCTGCCCCACCGGCGGCATCAGCCTGGAGACCGCGCCGCAGTTTCTGAGCCTGCCCAATGTGAAGGTCTGCGGCGGCTCCTGGCTGACCCCGCAGGACGCGGTCGATGCCGGCGATTGGGCGCGCATCACGCGCCTGGCGGCCGAGGCTGCCGCGCTGCGCGCCTGA
- the edd gene encoding phosphogluconate dehydratase, producing the protein MNKTLIAVTERIRARSAASRAAYLDGVDRLAGRKRGIERMGCANVAHAVAAMPANDKLRIVAEKAPHLAIVTAYNDMLSAHQPYEAYPNLIRAEAHAQGATVQVAGGVPAMCDGVTQGLPGMELSLFSRDTIAMATAVSLSHDVFDAALLLGICDKIVPGLLIGALHFGHLPCVFVPAGPMSSGLPNNEKAKVREQFAQGLVGRDELLKAESAAYHGAGTCTFYGTANSNQMLLEAMGLHVPGAAFVHPHEPLREALTREAVRTALSITAKARYTPIGRLVDERCIVNAMVALLATGGSTNHLIHWVAVARSAGILIDWSDFSELSAVVPLLSRVYPNGAADVNQFQAAGGPSFVIRELLDAGLMHEDVLSVAGNSLRPFARQPHLAENQAVQWHDLAPESGDESVVRRASAPFSASGGLKLLQGNLGRAVIKVSAVPEDRHIVEAPARIFADQESMLAAFKAGELERDVIVVVRFQGPQANGMPELHKLTPPLAVLQGRGFKVALVTDGRMSGASGKVPAAIHVSPEALAGGPLGKLRDGDLVRLDAVTGELLALVSEAEWAAREQAQITLEHAAQNGQGLGRELFAGLRRNVRTAEEGAVSWL; encoded by the coding sequence ATGAACAAGACCCTGATCGCCGTCACCGAACGCATCCGCGCGCGCAGCGCTGCCAGCCGCGCCGCCTACCTCGACGGTGTCGACCGACTGGCGGGCCGCAAGCGCGGCATCGAGCGCATGGGCTGCGCCAATGTGGCCCATGCCGTGGCGGCCATGCCCGCCAACGACAAGCTGCGCATCGTGGCCGAAAAGGCGCCGCACCTGGCCATCGTCACCGCCTACAACGATATGTTGTCGGCCCACCAGCCCTACGAGGCCTACCCGAATCTGATTCGTGCCGAAGCCCATGCTCAGGGTGCCACGGTGCAGGTGGCCGGCGGCGTGCCCGCCATGTGCGACGGCGTGACCCAAGGCCTGCCCGGCATGGAGCTGAGCCTGTTCTCGCGTGACACCATCGCTATGGCCACGGCCGTGTCGCTGAGCCATGATGTGTTCGATGCCGCCTTGCTGCTGGGCATCTGCGACAAGATCGTGCCGGGTCTGCTGATCGGCGCCTTGCATTTCGGCCATTTGCCCTGCGTCTTCGTGCCGGCCGGGCCGATGAGCAGCGGCCTGCCCAACAATGAAAAAGCCAAGGTGCGCGAGCAGTTCGCGCAAGGCCTGGTCGGCCGCGATGAGCTGCTCAAGGCCGAGTCGGCCGCCTACCACGGCGCCGGCACCTGCACCTTCTACGGCACGGCCAACAGCAACCAGATGCTGCTGGAAGCCATGGGCCTGCATGTGCCCGGTGCGGCGTTCGTGCACCCGCATGAGCCGCTGCGCGAAGCCCTGACCCGCGAGGCGGTGCGCACGGCCCTGTCCATCACCGCCAAGGCCCGCTACACGCCGATCGGCCGCCTGGTGGACGAGCGCTGCATCGTCAATGCCATGGTGGCCCTGCTGGCCACCGGAGGCTCGACCAACCACCTGATCCACTGGGTGGCGGTGGCCCGTTCGGCCGGCATCTTGATCGACTGGAGCGATTTCTCCGAGCTGTCCGCCGTGGTGCCCCTGCTCAGCCGTGTCTACCCCAACGGCGCGGCCGATGTGAACCAGTTCCAGGCGGCCGGCGGCCCCAGTTTTGTGATCCGCGAGCTGCTCGATGCCGGCTTGATGCACGAGGATGTGCTGAGCGTGGCAGGCAACTCGCTGCGCCCCTTCGCTCGCCAGCCGCATCTGGCTGAGAACCAGGCCGTGCAGTGGCACGATCTGGCCCCCGAGAGCGGCGACGAGAGCGTGGTGCGCCGAGCAAGTGCGCCCTTCAGCGCCAGCGGTGGGCTGAAGCTGCTGCAGGGCAATCTGGGCCGTGCCGTGATCAAGGTCTCGGCCGTGCCGGAAGACCGCCACATCGTCGAAGCGCCAGCGCGCATCTTTGCCGACCAGGAGTCGATGCTGGCGGCCTTCAAGGCGGGTGAGCTCGAGCGCGATGTCATCGTCGTCGTGCGCTTCCAGGGCCCGCAAGCCAATGGCATGCCCGAGCTGCACAAGCTGACGCCGCCGCTGGCAGTGCTGCAAGGTCGTGGTTTCAAGGTGGCCCTGGTCACCGACGGCCGCATGAGCGGTGCGTCGGGCAAGGTGCCGGCTGCCATCCACGTCTCGCCCGAAGCCTTGGCCGGCGGCCCGCTGGGCAAGCTGCGCGATGGTGATCTGGTGCGTCTGGATGCCGTCACGGGCGAACTCCTGGCCCTGGTGTCCGAAGCCGAATGGGCCGCCCGCGAGCAGGCCCAGATCACCCTCGAGCACGCTGCGCAGAACGGCCAAGGCCTGGGCCGAGAGCTGTTCGCCGGCCTGCGCCGCAATGTACGCACGGCGGAAGAGGGCGCCGTTAGCTGGCTCTGA
- a CDS encoding PA domain-containing protein produces the protein MSTNKFIGGKFATGALLIAAGLLGASLQAQAAAIITINNMNAPGVGFNDPTPVDPVGGNTGTTLGEQRLIAFTHAANIWGATLTSNQPIVINAQFTDLACTATSATLGSAGATSIFRNFPNAPKANTWYSYALANKIAGAYQGTAGAAQINANFNAKLGKTGCLDGTFFYLGLDSNHGTNIDFVVTLLHEMGHGVGFQTFTNGSTGAQNGGFPAIWDHYLMGTATGKLWKDMTNAERQASALSGDKLVWTGPLTNAAAPQVLRAGVPALNVSGSQAGATAGAHPVGEASFGPALTATPITGAIMPVVTATGALDLACEPVTGLNAIAVRNNIALVSRGTCGFTVKVKNLQNAGAKAVLVADNAPGTVTGLGGSDPTVTIPSVRITQADGAALLAALSKRTRTTSAVYASLALDMTRYAGTDAAGRLLMFAPNPFQGGSSVSHFDTSATRNLLMEPAISADLTQSPMVPQDLTFKLLQDIGW, from the coding sequence ATGAGCACAAATAAATTCATCGGCGGCAAGTTCGCCACCGGCGCGCTGCTGATCGCCGCCGGCCTCCTGGGTGCCAGCCTGCAAGCGCAAGCCGCGGCCATCATCACCATCAACAACATGAATGCGCCGGGTGTGGGCTTCAATGACCCGACGCCGGTTGACCCGGTCGGTGGCAACACCGGCACCACCCTGGGTGAGCAGCGCCTGATCGCCTTCACGCATGCCGCCAACATCTGGGGTGCGACGCTGACCAGCAATCAGCCCATCGTCATCAATGCGCAGTTCACCGACCTGGCCTGCACGGCCACTTCGGCGACCCTGGGCAGCGCTGGCGCCACCTCGATCTTCCGCAACTTCCCCAACGCACCGAAGGCCAACACCTGGTATTCGTACGCGCTGGCCAACAAGATTGCCGGCGCCTACCAGGGCACCGCCGGTGCGGCTCAGATCAACGCCAACTTCAATGCCAAGCTGGGCAAGACGGGTTGCCTGGACGGCACCTTCTTCTACCTGGGCCTGGACAGCAATCACGGCACGAACATCGACTTCGTCGTGACCCTGCTGCATGAAATGGGCCATGGCGTCGGTTTCCAAACCTTCACCAACGGCTCCACCGGTGCGCAGAACGGCGGCTTCCCGGCCATCTGGGACCATTACCTGATGGGCACGGCCACCGGCAAGCTGTGGAAGGACATGACCAATGCGGAGCGTCAAGCCTCGGCCCTGAGCGGCGACAAGCTGGTCTGGACCGGCCCGCTGACCAACGCGGCTGCGCCTCAGGTGCTGCGCGCTGGCGTGCCCGCACTCAATGTGAGCGGCTCGCAAGCCGGTGCTACCGCGGGTGCCCATCCCGTCGGTGAAGCCTCCTTCGGCCCCGCCCTGACCGCCACCCCGATCACGGGCGCGATCATGCCGGTGGTGACCGCGACGGGTGCGCTGGATCTGGCCTGCGAACCGGTGACGGGCCTGAACGCCATCGCCGTGCGCAACAACATCGCCCTGGTCAGCCGCGGTACCTGCGGTTTCACCGTCAAGGTGAAGAACCTGCAGAACGCAGGTGCCAAGGCCGTGCTGGTGGCCGACAACGCACCCGGCACCGTCACGGGCCTGGGTGGCAGTGACCCGACGGTCACCATCCCCTCGGTGCGCATCACGCAAGCCGACGGTGCCGCTCTCTTGGCTGCACTGAGTAAGCGCACCCGCACGACTTCGGCCGTGTACGCCTCGCTGGCTCTGGACATGACTCGTTACGCCGGTACCGACGCTGCAGGCCGTCTGCTGATGTTCGCGCCGAATCCTTTCCAGGGCGGCTCGTCGGTGTCTCACTTTGATACATCGGCCACCCGCAATCTGTTGATGGAACCGGCCATCAGCGCCGACCTGACCCAGTCGCCCATGGTGCCGCAGGATCTGACCTTCAAGCTGCTGCAAGACATCGGCTGGTAA
- a CDS encoding post-PEP-CTERM-1 domain-containing protein — MIEKKTQQALRLASAAALMAVAGLAQAASQTVAKDPETGALRAPTAAEAQALRGKAAAGRVSNAASQPRGLLTGKINPAPVYHRDGTVEQELDESSQSFSVAVRNPDGTIETACVTGAEAAQAIVKGKKSISKTAKVHAHEHK, encoded by the coding sequence ATGATTGAAAAGAAAACCCAGCAAGCCCTGCGGCTTGCAAGCGCCGCGGCCTTGATGGCCGTGGCTGGTCTGGCCCAAGCGGCCAGCCAGACTGTCGCCAAAGACCCCGAGACCGGCGCTCTGCGTGCACCGACCGCCGCCGAAGCCCAGGCCCTGCGAGGCAAGGCCGCCGCCGGCCGTGTGAGCAACGCTGCCAGCCAACCGCGCGGCCTGCTGACTGGCAAGATCAACCCGGCGCCGGTGTACCACCGCGACGGCACGGTCGAGCAAGAGCTGGATGAAAGCAGCCAGTCCTTCTCGGTGGCCGTGCGCAATCCGGACGGCACCATCGAGACCGCCTGTGTGACCGGCGCCGAAGCCGCCCAGGCCATCGTCAAGGGCAAGAAGTCCATCAGCAAGACAGCAAAGGTGCATGCACATGAGCACAAATAA
- a CDS encoding choice-of-anchor J family PEP-CTERM protein, translating to MLGLAGATLALAAQADTYTEGFDNLAASGWTLTNNSSPAGQAWFQGVPEYFAAQSGGSGSYAAANFLSAAAGAGSISNWLISPELTLGGANTVSFFARTEAVEGFSDTVKVYFNAGADVATSSFTSLLGTVTLSTSGWTQYTFALPSAATGRIAFEYAVSDAATANLAAIDSVSVSAVPEPASFALMGLGVLGLAFLRRRQD from the coding sequence TTGTTGGGATTGGCCGGCGCGACGCTGGCCCTTGCTGCGCAAGCTGACACCTACACCGAGGGTTTTGACAACCTGGCCGCCTCCGGCTGGACCTTGACCAACAACAGCAGCCCCGCCGGTCAGGCTTGGTTCCAGGGCGTGCCCGAGTATTTCGCGGCCCAGTCGGGTGGCAGCGGCTCTTATGCCGCCGCCAACTTCCTGAGCGCGGCCGCCGGTGCCGGCAGCATTTCCAACTGGTTGATCAGCCCCGAGCTGACCCTGGGTGGTGCCAACACCGTGAGCTTCTTTGCTCGCACGGAAGCTGTCGAAGGCTTCTCGGACACGGTCAAGGTCTACTTCAACGCAGGCGCGGACGTCGCCACCTCCAGCTTCACCAGTCTGCTGGGCACCGTGACGCTGAGTACCTCGGGCTGGACGCAGTACACCTTCGCCCTGCCGAGCGCTGCCACCGGCCGCATTGCCTTCGAATACGCCGTCAGCGACGCCGCCACGGCCAATTTGGCTGCGATCGACAGCGTCAGCGTCAGCGCCGTGCCGGAACCCGCCAGCTTCGCCCTGATGGGTCTGGGCGTGCTGGGCCTGGCTTTCCTGCGCCGCCGCCAAGACTGA
- a CDS encoding ABC transporter ATP-binding protein, translated as MNPQQDILLEVSGLKVAYGGIQAVKGVHFEVRQGELVSLIGANGAGKTTTLKAVTGLQPVADGDVKYLGQSIKGQGPWDLVKQGLVMVPEGRGTFTRMTITENLQMGAYLRSDKAGIEADIERIFGIFPRLKERRAQLAGTMSGGEQQMLAMGRALMAKPKVLLLDEPSMGLSPIMVDKIFEVVNDIHKQGVTVLLVEQNASRALQLANRGYVMESGLVTMTGEGQSLLNDPKVRAAYLGE; from the coding sequence ATGAACCCACAACAAGACATCCTGCTCGAAGTCAGCGGACTCAAGGTCGCCTACGGCGGCATCCAGGCCGTCAAAGGCGTGCACTTCGAAGTGCGCCAAGGCGAACTCGTCAGCCTGATCGGCGCCAACGGCGCGGGCAAGACCACCACGCTCAAAGCCGTGACCGGCCTGCAGCCGGTGGCCGACGGCGACGTGAAGTACCTGGGCCAGAGCATCAAGGGCCAAGGCCCCTGGGACCTGGTCAAGCAAGGCCTGGTCATGGTGCCGGAAGGGCGGGGCACCTTCACCCGCATGACCATCACCGAGAACCTGCAGATGGGCGCCTACCTGCGCAGCGACAAGGCCGGCATCGAGGCCGACATCGAGCGCATCTTCGGCATCTTCCCGCGCCTGAAGGAGCGCCGCGCGCAGCTGGCCGGCACCATGAGCGGCGGCGAGCAGCAAATGCTGGCCATGGGCCGGGCGTTGATGGCCAAGCCCAAGGTGCTGTTGCTGGACGAGCCCAGCATGGGCCTGTCCCCCATCATGGTGGACAAAATCTTCGAAGTGGTGAACGACATCCACAAGCAAGGCGTGACGGTGCTGCTGGTGGAGCAAAACGCCAGCCGGGCGCTGCAGTTGGCCAACCGGGGCTATGTGATGGAGTCGGGCCTGGTGACGATGACAGGCGAGGGTCAGTCCTTGCTCAATGACCCCAAGGTGCGTGCCGCGTATCTGGGGGAGTGA
- a CDS encoding ABC transporter ATP-binding protein, giving the protein MTSNNNSNADVVLKVAGVSKRFGGLQALSDVGIQINKGQVYGLIGPNGAGKTTFFNVITGLYTPDGGTFELGGKPYAPTAVHEVAKTGIARTFQNIRLFAEMTALENVMVGRHVRSGSGLIGAIFRTPGFKAEEAAIAKRAQELLDYVGIGKYAEYKARTLSYGDQRRLEIARALATDPKLIALDEPAAGMNATEKVVLRELIDRIRKDGRTILLIEHDVKLVMGLCDRVTVLDYGKQIAEGTPYDVQRNEKVIEAYLGAGHAAH; this is encoded by the coding sequence ATGACAAGCAACAACAACAGCAACGCAGATGTGGTGCTCAAAGTCGCCGGTGTGTCCAAGCGCTTCGGCGGCCTGCAAGCCCTCTCCGACGTGGGCATCCAGATCAACAAAGGCCAGGTCTACGGCCTGATCGGCCCCAACGGCGCGGGCAAGACCACCTTCTTCAACGTCATCACGGGCCTGTACACCCCGGACGGCGGCACGTTCGAGCTCGGCGGCAAGCCCTATGCCCCGACCGCCGTGCACGAAGTGGCCAAGACCGGCATCGCGCGCACCTTCCAGAACATCCGGCTGTTTGCCGAGATGACGGCGCTGGAGAACGTGATGGTGGGGCGCCATGTGCGCTCCGGTTCGGGCCTGATCGGCGCCATCTTCCGCACCCCCGGCTTCAAGGCCGAGGAGGCGGCGATTGCCAAGCGTGCCCAGGAACTGCTTGATTACGTGGGCATCGGCAAGTACGCCGAATACAAGGCCCGCACGCTCAGCTACGGCGACCAGCGCCGGCTGGAGATCGCGCGCGCCCTGGCCACCGACCCCAAGCTGATCGCCCTGGACGAGCCCGCCGCCGGCATGAACGCCACCGAGAAGGTGGTGCTGCGCGAGCTGATCGACCGCATCCGCAAGGACGGCCGCACCATCCTCCTGATCGAACACGATGTGAAGCTGGTGATGGGTCTGTGCGACCGCGTCACGGTGCTGGACTACGGCAAGCAGATTGCCGAAGGCACGCCCTACGACGTGCAGCGCAACGAGAAAGTGATCGAAGCCTATCTGGGCGCCGGGCATGCAGCCCACTGA
- a CDS encoding ABC transporter permease subunit, whose amino-acid sequence MQQQNKLFVFLLSALGLLVVPLIAQQFGNGPVRIIDLALLYVMLALGLNIVVGYAGLLDLGYVAFYAVGAYMFALLSSPHLSENFEAFRMAFPDGLHSPLWLVIPLAAGLAAFFGVMLGAPTLKLRGDYLAIVTLGFGEIIRVFLNNLEYPVNITNGPRGIGQIDSFHFFGLDLGKGTELFGFPIPSVTLYYYLFLVLVVFSVLICYRLENSRIGRAWMAIREDEIAAKAMGINTRNLKLLAFGMGATFGGVSGSMFGAFQGFVSPESFSLQESVMIVAMVVLGGIGHIPGVILGALLLSALPEVLRYAAGPLQEMTGGRLDASILRQLLVALAMIGIMLVRPRGLWPAPEHGRAAPVPQK is encoded by the coding sequence ATGCAACAACAGAACAAACTCTTCGTCTTCCTGCTCTCGGCCCTGGGCCTGCTGGTGGTGCCGCTGATTGCGCAGCAGTTCGGCAACGGGCCGGTGCGCATCATTGACCTGGCGCTGCTGTACGTGATGCTGGCCCTGGGCCTGAATATCGTGGTGGGCTACGCCGGTCTGCTGGACCTGGGCTATGTCGCGTTCTACGCGGTCGGCGCCTACATGTTCGCGCTGCTGTCGAGCCCGCACCTGAGCGAGAACTTCGAGGCCTTCCGCATGGCCTTCCCCGACGGGCTGCACTCGCCGCTGTGGCTGGTGATCCCGCTGGCGGCGGGGCTGGCGGCCTTCTTCGGCGTCATGCTGGGCGCGCCCACGCTGAAGCTGCGGGGCGACTACCTGGCCATCGTGACCCTGGGCTTCGGTGAAATCATCCGCGTGTTCCTGAACAACCTGGAGTACCCGGTCAACATCACCAACGGCCCGCGCGGCATCGGCCAGATTGACTCCTTCCACTTCTTCGGCCTGGACCTGGGCAAGGGCACCGAGCTGTTCGGCTTCCCCATCCCCTCGGTGACGCTGTACTACTACCTCTTCCTGGTGCTGGTGGTGTTCAGTGTGCTGATCTGCTATCGCCTGGAGAACAGCCGCATCGGCCGCGCCTGGATGGCCATCCGTGAGGACGAGATCGCCGCCAAGGCCATGGGCATCAACACCCGCAACCTGAAGCTGCTGGCCTTCGGCATGGGCGCCACCTTCGGCGGGGTGTCGGGCTCCATGTTCGGCGCCTTCCAGGGCTTTGTGAGCCCCGAGTCCTTCAGCCTGCAAGAGAGCGTGATGATCGTGGCCATGGTGGTGCTGGGCGGCATCGGCCACATCCCCGGCGTGATCCTGGGCGCGCTGCTGCTGTCGGCCCTGCCTGAGGTGCTGCGCTACGCGGCCGGCCCGCTGCAGGAGATGACGGGCGGGCGTCTGGACGCCTCCATCCTGCGCCAGCTGCTGGTGGCCCTGGCCATGATCGGCATCATGCTGGTGCGTCCGCGCGGCCTGTGGCCGGCGCCCGAGCACGGCCGCGCCGCGCCGGTGCCGCAGAAGTGA
- a CDS encoding branched-chain amino acid ABC transporter permease — METFFQQIINGLVLGSMYALVALGYTMVYGIINLINFAHGEILMVGALVSWTVISALAGSGLPGWALMLIALGCAVLVCTTLNFLVEKIAYRPLRNAPRLAPLITAMGMSLLLQTLAMIIWKPNPKPFPLLLPTTPIDLGGPVITVTQCVILGATVMILATLMWLVNHTKLGRAMRATAENPKVAGLMGVKPDFIISTTFVIGAALAAVAGLMWAANYGTVQHTMGFMPGLKAFTAAVLGGIGNLAGAMVGGVLLGLIEAIGAGYLGDLTGGVLGSHYADIFAFIALILVLTLRPSGLLGERVADRA; from the coding sequence ATGGAAACTTTTTTCCAGCAAATCATCAACGGGCTGGTGCTCGGGAGCATGTATGCGCTGGTGGCGCTGGGGTACACGATGGTGTACGGCATCATCAACCTGATCAATTTTGCGCACGGTGAGATTTTGATGGTGGGGGCGCTGGTGAGCTGGACGGTGATCAGCGCGCTGGCGGGCTCTGGGCTGCCGGGCTGGGCGCTGATGCTGATCGCGCTGGGCTGTGCGGTGCTGGTGTGCACGACGCTGAACTTTTTGGTGGAGAAGATCGCCTACCGGCCGCTGCGCAATGCGCCGCGTCTGGCACCGCTGATCACGGCCATGGGCATGTCGCTGCTGCTGCAGACCCTGGCCATGATCATCTGGAAGCCCAATCCCAAGCCCTTCCCGCTGCTGCTGCCGACCACGCCGATCGATCTGGGCGGGCCGGTGATCACGGTGACGCAGTGCGTGATCCTGGGCGCCACGGTGATGATTCTGGCCACGCTGATGTGGCTGGTGAATCACACGAAGCTGGGCCGCGCGATGCGGGCCACGGCCGAGAACCCCAAGGTGGCGGGCCTGATGGGGGTGAAGCCTGACTTCATCATCTCGACCACCTTTGTGATCGGTGCGGCGCTGGCCGCGGTGGCCGGCCTGATGTGGGCGGCCAACTACGGCACGGTGCAGCACACCATGGGCTTCATGCCGGGGCTGAAGGCCTTCACGGCGGCGGTGCTGGGTGGCATTGGCAACCTGGCCGGGGCCATGGTGGGCGGCGTGCTGCTGGGCCTGATCGAGGCCATCGGTGCGGGCTATCTGGGTGACCTGACCGGTGGCGTGCTGGGCAGCCACTATGCCGACATCTTTGCCTTCATTGCGCTGATCCTGGTGCTGACGCTGCGGCCCTCGGGCCTGCTGGGCGAGCGCGTGGCGGATCGGGCTTGA